CTGCGGAGGTTAGAAGCAATTGATAAAACAACAGAAGCAATTGCTCAGCATGCTAAAGCCATTGCTGAGCAAGCTGCAACAGGAATTGAGCATGCTAAAGCTGTTGCTGAGCAAGCTGCAGCAGATAAAGAGAAACTTAAGATAGATAAAATGAATAAGTACCTCAAGCTGATGCATAAAAGGCTCAACATGAAATGGTGATGAATTATTATACTAAGGATTTGTTTCGTGAAGAAGATTCTTAGATGTACTACTTTTCTACTTGTTCTAGTGACAATATAATTTTTCTACTTGTTCTAGTAGCATTGTAATTTTTCTACTTGTTCTAGTGGCCATGTATTTCTACTTGTTCTAGTGACAATGTAACTTTCATACTTCTTGTTATGGTAATACAAATCTTGTGTGTACTTTGTTAGATGGATGTTTGCTCCATTTGTTTCCAATACTCATGGCAGACTGACCAGCAAAAAAAGAATGCTCACATTAAGAAAGTAGACATTGTATATAAAGATGTCAGGTGTCAGTCCATCTTTTACAATAGTCATTTCAAAAATTACCCGTTGTGAAGTAGTTGTTGGGATTGTTGTTGTGAACCAGATGTTGGGAACTAGCTGTTGGGAACCACCCACACATATAAAAgactcccccccccctcaacaTTGAGCCATACAAGTCCCAATCATTTTCAGCAGCAATCTACTCTACTGCCTAAAAATGGACACATAATCAAACTCCCAGTCTGACCATCCCGAAGATCAGATTGTTGTACATGTCCCCCCTTTTCCCCCTATTGAGGTCATCTGGGACTTCATCAATGATCCAGTTAAAGATCAAATTATAGACTAGATTAGAGCTCAAATAGAAGAGCAAGTGAGGGGTACATCTAGTCAGCAAAGAAGATTTTCTCAAAGGTATGTTGTAAGAGATCGAGATGCTAGTCACAAAAGGCTGATCGCATACTACTTCTCTAACAACCCAGTGTGCAATAATGTGCTGTTTAGACAAAGGTTTCACATGAGACGACATCTATTCCTACAGATTGTGCAAAAGCTCAGTGATTGGTCTCCTTACTTTCATCAAAGAAGTGATGCCGCTGGTAAGTTAGGCTTTTCACCCTTGCAAAAATACACTGTTGCTACGCATATGTTAGCATATGGAACTTGTGTGAATATGTGGGATGGAAACTTGAGAATTACTGAAACTACAAATTTTAGGGAGGAATACCTTAGGAGGCATAATAATGATGACATTCAAAGATTACTGTAAGTAGGGCATGCTAGTGGCTTTCTAGGTATGTTGGAAAGCCTTGATTGTATATATTGGCAATAGAAAAACTGTCCAGTGGCATGGAAAGGACAGTTTACTCGTGGTGACTATAAAGTGGCCACTATCATGCTAGAAGCTATTGCTTCACATGATCTTTGGATATGTCATGTATTTTTTAGTACTTCTGGATCAAACAATGATATAAATGTGTTAAATAATTGAACATTCTTCACAGAAGTTTTGCAAGGAACATCTCCAGAAGTTCAGTTTGCGGTGAATGGCAATGAGTATAACATGAGCTACTGCCTAAGAGATGGTATTTATCCTGAGTGGGCAACATTTCTGAAATCAGTTCCCAGTCTTTTAAGTGATAAGGATAAACTATTTGCCATGAAACAGGAAGGAGCAAGAAAAGATATGGAATGTGCTTTTGGTGTCTTGTAGGCTCATTTTGCTATAATATGTAGCCCATCACGTATGTGGCAAAGGGAAGCACTTTCTTAGATCATGTATGCTTGTATTATATTGCATAACATGATCGTAGATGATGTGTGGGATTCTTATGAGGCTCGCAATGATTTTGACTATGATTAGGAGCATTCGTCTTATCTGTTGCTTTAATATCATCAAGGGCCAATAAATGAGTTTACTAGGATGCTCGAGATAAACGCCGGTATTCATGATCGGTTCACGCATCGTTGCATGAAGTCAGACTTGACAAAGCATATATGACAACGACATGGAGAAAATCAAGAGTAGGACTGGTTAGTTTGTCTGCAATTAAGTTTAGTTCTTCTACCATCTAAATGTATGCTACTTATTCTTGTGTAATTTGTACTAGCCAATTTTGTTCTTCCATCATCTTGTGTACGCATGTTTCTACTTATTGTTGTGTAATTCGTAATAGCCAATTTAGTTCTTCTATCATCTTGTGTACGCATGCTGGTAAGATGTAAAATAAAGCTTATCGACTCatccttttgttttcttttatgtATATTTTCCCCATATCTAACACCAGTACTCTCTAACAAACAATACatcttctgcttcgctcgctacgtggtgtggtaattgatcagcatacccgtcttagtttgcacctcctccataatgaaTTTTGGTGACATACAaatgttcgtgccaacaagggtgatgaggagttaggctatgaacctcgcatcaacggtgtGGCTCACATttctaatagcctcttcgctgcatatatatagggtgtgtctactgatcacaaaatagttatCATATTTTAACTTAAGTGCtcatacgaagtaaggacaaataAGATGCTTGATACACCTAACCTCATACTCTGTAGGGTTAGATCGAGCGCACTTGTGGTCCATTCTTATCATTACAGCataattgctaataaagtggatgacctctcccCTATTATGAAACTGTTGCCTGACTTGGATGTccctattctggtatccccagttatataatgtgttatactcaacgacggcacaatccagcaaactagcaccacgaaagtactggatcaccGGCACTGGTCATCATTCTCAGCATCTTCTTTATCCCCGCTACCaccagcttcatcatccatgcatcatgtATCTAcatcagaagggtccactctagctcacTTCATATCAGAATTGCCCTCCCctacatgccctccatcctcttcatgcatcacctgctggcctgatccttccacggtaATCACTACATCACCATGCACCggtcgtgacactatgtttacgtatactctcatatcaaagttcttctCCAATActttgcgtgagtacaaagcccatgtgTTGTTCATTATCGTATTGAACAATGTATGGACAAcgactgtcggaggatgaactccgcAAGCGGAGATCCGGAGGGgctccctttgagattcggccagggggatgattctgaatctacctcgtacgtgaaattaatgagagtaaatgagatgcaggcggggtggatgatcggatgctagaggaaataaatgctccggaaattttagacaggttcgggccgcacggagcgtaataccctactcctgtgtgtatgctataaatgctctggaaatgcccctctgaggatctcttgtgttacaaggttttttttgtctaagtctagagctttgtgtgtcttgttcttcgtcTATTGGGCTTCTTGAACTTCTGTCTTTCAGAGCCTGTTCCACCTCTGTCCACctgttcttctccggggagcctgcCCCTTCTTATACCTCGTCGGGCGGCCTAGCGTACACAGaaaggagggcgcgagttccaagatgccataaatagaaagcaaccatcataggctgCAGCTTGAAGTTACGGGAGGGGTTGAAAACACACCCCTGTCcagtcctgtcgtcatcatcccgttTTTCAacgggtgcagcagggagggcccaccgagcaaccccgcggaCCCGCCTGGTCAgggcgagcctgacacagcagagcggcaggcgatatgccttgaGCCCTACGATGATATcttgaggcgcgccggatgacgcgcgatgggacccgccgcattaaatgtccccacgcctccttgccaggcagtggcagggactgacagcaggcgtgggaggagtggttggaagtgacaggccacactccctcttaaatgcagcatcgtgcctctcaccaattgacacctcaccgcggagcccttgtggggaccaccggcgaaggactttcttaggtcctcggggaactgtgagtgctcggagactactgttcatagccccgagcactctcttccggatatgacttttcttggtcctcggggaacttagGCACTCGAGGAcaactgttcatggtcccgagcgctctctcccggaactgtgccTCTCGagtcctcagggaactcaggtactaggggaccactgttcatagtcccgagcaccctctcccggaacttggtctctcggaccctcggggaactcgggtactcgaggaacGCTGTttatggctccgagcaccctctcccggaacttggtcttctcggacctcgggaaAAAGttcccgagggaaggcgccacgtggcactctgctgtcgtggcctcgggacttgaggacccccggttcccatgtcaccgacaatggcTGAGCTGTTTGGAACAATCCGTGGTCGCAtaccctctaggacaacagtaTAGGATTACTGGTTTACACGCAAAAGGATCATAACATATGATTTCAGGTCATCCAggtcattaggtacctcaaccgaactctctatgtgctggtaGTTCTAAATTATTACGAGCCTTCCGTGCAAAACTGCGAGACATTCTTcataataaatacggaaagtcATAtcatatctgctaaacaaaggtacatataataaaattACTACTTAGATATTTGCACGATAcaaatgctaaatatttaagtaattaataatattaattaAATCATTATTATTGAATAAAATGAAGTaattaatattcaatattgaattaaaatattatttaaactaacatgaaagttatattgagcaaatattcaatctcattataaattgacaCTGCACTATTAACCTATTCATAGATTTCTTTGTACTGAGTGACCTGAGGGGAGTAATGGAGTCTAAGGTGAGTACAAGACACTAAAATTATTCCTCTATTTTATTTCATAGCTGTTTCTTTTATTTAACTAAGGTTAGGAGTTCATGTGTGTATCATTATTTTAatagattgcattaaaaaactaattaaatcaacacacatcattattaattaaaaaaatcaatttgacaATTTATCGGTGCATTGTGATTTGAATCGAGTCTTTCTATCCAACCTAAGTTTTGTACTAATCAAATTagtgctaattactattatacaatctactaacctaaacaaataattactattacacaatataacactaattactattatacaaattcacgctgATTACTtattacactaactaagcaaataatcatatTCCtttaatcaaactaagcaaataattgaataaatataattaaatagattaaacactctacttactctaattactattattgctgcaagtactaattaaaaacataatttaagtacttattatATATCGTGCTATTGTTTCTCCTCACCTTAAGCTGATTTTCTTCTCCTCGTGCTACTGCTACTTTTCACCTCGCGCTgcttctcatctcctctccaCGCGCTGCACTGCtgtttctcctctcctctcctcctttactCGCGCTGCGGCTCGTGCATGCATTGATGCTACTCCTCACAAGCGCGCTCTTATTTTATAGCGAAAAACGGCAGAGCGAGGTTCACTAATTACCAAGGACAGCATAGACACGAAATGACGACGAGACGAGACGACTCGATGTGACCGCGTGCTGAAAGCAGAGACACGATGTGACCGCGCAGCAGACCAGGCTGTATTCCGCACTTACAAGCAATTTTGgacacctgaggtgccgaatacggcactgttgctCATATTCAGCACCTGACCCGGTCGCActgttttaagttttttttttaatttaaaatgcCGAGTACtaatactaaatttataaatacatcaatatattatcttttttttataaatacgatcacatatattatctattttcctATTATTCTACTCTAAACGACAAAGTTTTTGTGGCTAGCCTAGTGTGCACGCAAGGCCACGCTTCCGATTCCACACGGCAGGCGtttcctccatctctctctctgccaGATCCTCAACCCGCCGCACACCTCCTCCGTCCACTGCCCCCGCCGCCTCTCCTCCCTCGCCCGGGTGGGGTGGTGTGGAGATCCACCCGTAGGTTTTAGAGGTAAAGGATCGGTTTTTCTTATGTTGATGAGTGATCCTTGCTCTTTTGGATGGAatcatttcttcttttttttcgaTGGATTCATTTCGACCCAAGAGATGATTTTGTTCTCAAATCAGATCCAAGACTTTCGTTCTCTCCAGTCAGTTAGTCGTGGACTTGTCATTTGTTTTGTTGCGTCACTTGCGTGGTGTCCAAAAAACCATATCCTTCCACCCATGGTTCGGTTAGGTTTTCTCCTCCGCACTCAAATTTAATCCGCAGGTGCTGTTTATTTTCCATAAATTTTGGTACCACAGTTGATGATATGTGTGCATCCAGGAGATGCGAGGTTGACTATGCGCTGAACATTGGTGTCGTGATCCTGTGGCATCCTCTAGGGGTAGGTGGGATGCGTGGATTGGATCGACCACTGGTTTGATATTGTCGTGTTGAGCATCTAAGTTTTCATCGTTTGAGCTTTGGTGATTAGGATGCACTCTACTCGGCCTAGAAATAAGGCATTTTGGGGGGAAATCAAGTAATCACTGTTCACTGACGTGCGGTATGCGAGGTGTTTCAATTAGTCCGAAGCTCCAAGTATAACTCTCAGTTGAAGCTCGAAATTGGTAACCTGATGATGCCTAGAGGAATCGTAATGCTTCATTCGATCGGGGTGCCTTAATCCTTGTAGTTCTAGGGGGATTTGTGTGGTTTCTGTATGTGTTCATGAGCATAGGTATTTTTTACAAGGTGTCCACTTAGATTCCGCATCAGCCATATTCGTTTGGGGTTGTAAACTGAACCTATTCGTTTTCCTCTTCGCACCAATTATAATTTTCACCTAGATAATTTTGGTTTCACACGTCACAACCAAACATTCAGAGAGCTTAGCCTCTTAGGAATGGCCTGTAACATATGCCCGAACTGTTTCAGAGCTTCGAGCCTTTGGGCTGACGCAAACATCTTATTTTGTCTTTTGGAGCTCGAGCTGCATAAATCCAGCTCTCTGAGCTAGAGATTAGATACAGTGGGCTAACACCGATGTTGTATATGATAAAGGAGCGATTTCATACTGGATTACTTGCTTAAAGTTTTTGTTCGGTTGCTTTTTCTTCTGCTAAAGAGGCAGACATGTCCGTATCTCCCCTTTGAGGCTAGATTGCAGGTTGATGCCTTTCATGGAAAACTGAACCTTGTGTTTCTTTGAGTCAATATTTTGTGGTAATAATAAGAAAAAATGGTTCTTTAGTTGTGCTCCGCAGCAGTTTAAGtgatataaaatttgatttccTGATGTCCGTTAAAACGAATCTCAACATTTTTGTTTCTCGTATGGGATCTATATATGGTAGCTGTTAATAATTCAGGATGTcgtctttctttcttccttctagTTTTATAACTTTAAAGTTGTATTCTTTGGAGGAATTGTTGTTATTATTGTGTAAGTAATGGTTTGTTTCTGTTGGTTCGTTGTGCTCAGTGATGTTTTTTCTCTTCTGATGTCAAGCAGGACAGAGTCTGATATGGCTGCCCTGCCATTGGCCACCGCTGAAGTATGCGATGCTAATCCTCATTTAATCATGAATGGCGAGCTTCGTGCCCTCCAGCCCATCTTCCAAATCTACGGAAGGCGGCAGGTTTTTGCTGGCCCAATTGTGACACTGAAAGTTTATGAGGACAATGTTCTGGTCCGTGAATTCCTTGAGGAGAAAGGTCATGGCAGAGTTCTGGTTGTTGATGGTGGTGGGAGCATGCGCTGCGCCATTCTGGGTGGCAACCCTGTCCAGCAGGCGCAAAACAATGGGTGGGCCGGCATTGTGGTCAATGGCTGCATCAGGGATGCTGATGAGATCAACGGCTGCGACATTGGTGTCCGAGCTCTGAACTCGCACCCTATGAAGGCAAACAAGAAGGGCATTGGTGAGAAGCATGTCTCTGTGAACATTGCAGGGACCAGAATTTGTGACGGCGAGTGGCTCTATGCTGATACGGATGGCATTCTTGTGTCAAGGATGGAATTGACCGTGTAGACCTGTTTCCTCTCTGCATGTGTGTATAAGAATTGGGCCCATAAATTGGGGGTACTGCTCCTGCCCTCACGGTGTTATGTCTGAACTTGTAATAATGTATTCTTGTATAATCACATGATTGCTGAGAATAATTGGATGCTTCCACGGTTTGTTAGTGTTCTGGTTAATTTTTGTTCTATGCGAAAATGTGAACTTATTTCCTGTACACGACTACATTAGATTCCTCTTGTTGGTGTAGTTCTGATTTTCTGAAGCGAAGTAGCCTGTTCCTTTCAGTCCTGCACCTAATGTCACTGCCAGCAACTTGTATatttcctctttctttttggtagAAAGTATCGCAATTAACCGATGCCTTGTTCTGTGTAGCGTACTTTACTTTAAAACGTCAACGAAATCCGAACATGGGTAGTAATAAcatgaaactattttttcaaTGCAAGCCTCGTCCTACTGATTTCATAACCTGAATTGATTTGACTGCACATATTTAAAAACAGTGCTGAacgaagtttttttttttgaactatAATTCTGAACGAAGTAACATACACAGTTTTCATCTGTCTCTTCCAAAAGGAAACTAAAAAGAGACCACATGGATCAAAGAGCTAGTCAGTTTTttttatgtgtgtgtgtatatatatagtgatgTATGTGAGTAGTCCATACCGCTTATGATTGTGAGCACgattgatatatcagttttcacttTGCAGATGTCGTAtattttacccacaagacgtgtccTTCTTGCCCGtgtcgatcaaacacttacacactccCGAGAGGTGCGGCTAGGACTCCACTGCAACCTTTCCAATGCCTCTCTCAGCACGTGTCGACCCGCTGAGGTTTCATTGTCGTACATAAGTGGAATACACCCTCCACCACAGAATTCTAGGAAGTATACCCTTCCATCCCTGCACCACTAAATGATCTTCACCATACTGAGAGGATAACGAATTACTTGGCCAGACCCGTCCCATATCAGGTTTGTGATTATACTATTTTTATAGGTggtctgtgaggaaccgtccaaacagtattctaattaatcattaagtcgatcattttcttaatcacgacttcaacgattaatcagaataatGCTTCGGTAATCccgacacatgttttgtgctcaagatcggaacacatggtTTTTCAATATggaacatcacaacaaagtttaagaaagagcgaatAGTTAACTTTATATTATAAATTCTTAAGCACGCACCAAGTTAATATAATTTACAGTAAAAAAGAGCtagaaggagactaaaacctgctcaattcctaaccaacaaaacaaaCTACGTagcgaaaaaaaaaactaaatatagcAAAAGATTGGTGAAGCCATATggccttaggcttcaccccgaATGCGCGACCtccaagagtaggatgcactactcattcccgtcaCTCGCATCGGCAGGCGTGAAATAGCAAAAAACCAACTTCTCTTTAACTGCAAAACTTGTAGAGCAgttgagtacaaaggtactcacaagacttaatccataatgagcacttataaatagcccgactccaagtaTGATGTATTAGAATATTAGCAAGAATACGGCTACAttgttaagtaaattcatatgtgaaagcacatatataaatatatgtgagcatctatacttgaccaaagtagcaaactagcccataaacatcaactgaacataatgtgAAAGAAACCATAGTAATAACATCTGTAACGAACCATCTCAACGtctcaaccataccaaaccacattcgtaactctatgactgctgcaaatggataaaaacatgctcatgaccgagagcgcgacatttcgaaatatttttacaccctgcaggggtactcctttatctacacgacttgaggaccatactacttgcatgaccacacaggtccaagcaggggtactcatgtcaaccttttccaataagctcTGACCGTTTGATCATACGTCGATAGGTATGGGGTCATCCaaaactactctcggagcaaactggataccccaaccAGCCTTATACCCGACACTATCGACCCGCATGCCAAAAGGATacaactacaaaggtaatcgacttatcgttcccatattcGACATGCaataagtacggaaagtgctaaagctaactgcaACAACAAGTGGtgtttaaatgatgcaagcggtttacggtgtccgggttccctccgaCCTACCCAGTGGAAATCCACATCCAGGcaggacaaacacccctaacatcgcgcacatctcacctcatccaCTCCACTCATTCAACCGACACCATTAtcccatcattatgatcattgtgcaagtaattaaagcctatgctcgcgaacgataaAATATttcatcgctcgacttctatcgaggaactaagcacttgctaagcatcacgaataacattttaagttagacaatatcatattgaacctagcTACAAGAAtacagatcaacaattattcaagataggagaattagtgcatcaacataagtTCTACCCATCATACAGTCGAcatttagaaaaaaagaaaaagaaaatctttgactcgaactcatgcataacatacataaaacatatttatcacatcatatcatacgagatccaaagtattaTGAGAAATATGTTAaatacttgccttgctgctctagggtttgccttatgctacccacacaacactcgcaaaactcggGTAGATTGACGTCGCCTTTAACCACGGTCGCGACACGCTCcagttcttcattcactaaagaaaaacaagtacaataatgagcatgaatgatatgcacaatgtatgctacaatatacataataacaagctaaaggtgtaagacatacGGAGGAATAATGAAACTTGCGATCTAAACAACGCCGAAAAAGTAACTGgaggctggagactccgggttgaactcggagtatccgggttccggaACCTCCATGTGAGGGCTCTCGGCTAGCCATTTTTGAAATAACTCAAAACTGCTGGGTGAGTCCAGATACTTTGGATTGGATCGGACACTCCGGGCAAGGCTCCGAGTGGGGCTCTCAGTTATTTACCCGGACCCTACGGGTCAAGTCTGGATACTCTGGATTGGGCCGGACACTCCAAGTTGATCCGGACTATCCAGGTTCTGGCcaagttgagttctaaagtgttttccctGGCCGATTCAACCTGCATACTAAATCTATTCTACCAAAACATGGATATACACTATagaaagggttctagactcgaATTACACCCTAAATCGCCATAGttgtcggacccctcctttgggTCACCTTGTATAGCTAATACCAATCCCTGTATCAGTATCTGGTACACACAAATTTtcaacagaagtagacatcataAACATACATCGATTAAGTATGATAATAGAGTACAACACAGAGTTCACTACAATAAAGGTCTGTAGGCATAATTAACAAACCCTCACAGCACAACGGGAATCACGCAAAAGCGACCCATGCCCTAAAGGCAGCTTGAGTGTAGACGAAACCAGCTTctctattcttcatcttccctTTCAACGAAGTCGGCATCTGGATCATCTGGGTtcacaattagcaagtgtgagtacataaggtacttaGCAAGTCTTACCTCAAGGGGGAAATATTAGATGCTTatgggtagatcaaggataaggctgtagagtcttttatgttttgcagaaagctagtttttaatgcaaggttcattttACAAAGactacttttaaaaaaatatttctgaaGAGAACAcgtaagttgagcttatgggggttgacggccctgggggagatacttccatcccgccagttcccacaagtcttttgccagcggacacatagtccaggaggcttagggcacaaagccaaaacccttctttttgaaaacacgggcacactgcCCACTCAGATACCAAGAAGTTACTCacgccgaaaagctaatcattgtgaccaaaccatagcatgtccttgaccgaggacacagCTATCCgaataggtttaacactctgcagaggttgtacactttacccacaagatatgcacaggctccTACCTTAACAACTGGTGGagctgtcataacgagacgcaacAACCTCATAACGTAGTtccaatatccacccatggggcactaagataccaggggccttagaagatccacaggaaggaccacttagcaatcccaaggctttgaCATAGCCTTAATAATATCACCAACTGGACCTTAGGTTATGTACCACACaggtcttctcctggtccccattgccactaccggctTTCGGGTGGGTACTGAACTAAGTcggaggggttaggtcaagtcctgcccattcaggccatgtggttgtacgagtggatactaggtaagatgtcacagcgaaccggtccttatacgaccgaggcaagagtctcccagcaagaacaccacaaaggcgaaccttgccCCCAAGATAGTTCTCACCTTcgtggggtaccttactcacccttatcaacactactctagagttcTCCCCAAGAAtacaagttttacacgcacacgcaccaagcacatATCACTTCACATTTTCAAAAAGGCATGATTAATATATGTAAAcaatctagttctttcttttgagtaaagcaatcctaagcatgctagtaaacaagcattcatccaaacaatcattatagttgatgttagggatcttctagggtttcaacagaATAAAGATAACAATAACAAGGCATGtcataaacaagctaggtcataactattctaaGATTTCTTTAAAATCATAACTATTAACTTAATCATGCATATtcctattgtttgaaacaatggctctacaggttgtatttgaaaacataggatcaatatgatcaacggttgtaggacttgccttcgttgaagtcctcgtctgctccttcttcaaactccaaACCCTTGGGTCTTtctcgaatgctccttcctctaaaaaTCGCAACAACGACCAAGGCgcacacaatcaatcaaacagtTAAAACAATGActaaacaatttcaaaaattatgaaattgacattattgggtagatctcgaatttagatgaatatcggtggaagaatcgctgaaaacggagttaggacggaggagaaacaggCTTCGAAAGTTTTGCCGAgagagaaattcagaaaaagaaaaatagaagaatATTCCCAGAATATTCTGTTGAGTCGGCTTGGGGCTAGGCTCAGGCTCGGCTCGGTTTTTTTGGGCGACGGCTCGGTTTCTATTGGCTTGGCTCGACTGGGGCCCACTTGTCAGCCGCAGGGAGAGTGGGAtaaaagggagagaagagagattaAAGGGAGAGGGGAGGTAGCCGACCAACGGCGGAGAGAACGAAAGTGGCGAGAAAGAGGGAGGGGCGACGGGCAGCGACGGCGGGCCTCATCGGCCGGCA
The sequence above is drawn from the Phragmites australis chromosome 10, lpPhrAust1.1, whole genome shotgun sequence genome and encodes:
- the LOC133931191 gene encoding putative 4-hydroxy-4-methyl-2-oxoglutarate aldolase 2, which translates into the protein MAALPLATAEVCDANPHLIMNGELRALQPIFQIYGRRQVFAGPIVTLKVYEDNVLVREFLEEKGHGRVLVVDGGGSMRCAILGGNPVQQAQNNGWAGIVVNGCIRDADEINGCDIGVRALNSHPMKANKKGIGEKHVSVNIAGTRICDGEWLYADTDGILVSRMELTV